The region TCTGCCCCCTCCAATAGTTCCTTAACGTTACCtccatctatatatatatctgtTAATAAAACCTTGTTATCCCCCATGTGTCTAATTCTGATTGAATAATATCCCTCCAGTCTGAACGTTTCATGAATTGTTTCCAGTTTCAAAGGATCATGAAGACTACCCACACAGCTATTATATAGCCAACTCAGGTTATTTTTCTGAAAATGTAGAACCTGCCCTTTCCACTCATCTTCATCCCACCGTTCCAATCCTTTCTTTGGAACCCACCTGCTTCTCATCACCCTTTTACGGCCATCATCTAGTTTCTTTCCCTCCTTATACCCCTTAGTTTCACCGGGTTCCTGCTTGTATTTCCCTTGCTTTAACACTTCTGCATAAGTCACGCGGTCATTACGTATCATCCCCTTTGAGACTAACTCTTCCTTCCTTCTACCTGGTCGCTCCTTTTCGCTCTCCTCCATGTCCCCTCTTGAGAACTTAGGTAAGTTGATCCGCATATTCAAGCTCCTGCTAATGATATTATTTAGTTGCTGTTCCAACCTCCTTGGCTCCGTAACATCAAGATACCTGACAAAACCGAACCGCTGCCCTTGCTTGTTCACCTTCCTCGGAATAAACACCTCCCAGACCCGTCCCCATCTCTGAAACATCTTCCACAGATTTCCTTCAACCCAAACCTCCGAAACATTTGAGAAATAGAACGTTGTTAGACCTCTGCTCCTCTCCCATCCGCTGCCTGTGCCCTCGAAAGACCCCTTGGAGAAGAATCCTCTTCCCGCCGTCGTCTTCCTCCGACCCTGTACCTGTATCCaatcgctctctctctctctcatgctCTCGCTCAACTTCAATGGTCGGTAGTTACTGTTGGAACCATTATAAAACTAATCTCATAAGACTCAAAGATCATATTAATGGGTACGTAAGTTTCCCACAACATATCGTTTTCTATATGCATTACATAAAATCTGGACTTGGATACTTAAGAGTATAGGGGGATGCACCGTCTGGCCACCCTAGGCATGTGCCCGGGCTCtgacatatatatttttttcctttagaATAGACCATATTTTCggcccaaaaaaaaagaaaaagagcaaAATTTAAAAGTGAGGGCAAAAATTGAGGGActatttcataaaaataaaatttcttacTCAAATTTGCCCGGACTTTACAAAATTTCTGGGTCTGCCTCTCTTTAAGAGGCTCAACTATTTATAAGATCTAGTGAGAGAAGTTGTGTAATAAGCATTTGTCATTTTCTGTGTGGTtatttccgagaaaagcatttTTAAATGGAGTAGTTTCATTGGATTCCTTTAAGAACAAATGGGGACGATGATTATATGTACTATATGATTAACTAGGGTATATCATCATGGATCAATTCATGATGGGCATGCTTAATCTTATCCCAACATATATTCTGCCAAAACATGAAGCTCATGCAAGCGCAAATAATACCAATGATGTACAGCTGGAGAACAGCATGCATGTTGAGTGAACAAGGAAGCAAACAACAAGGATACAAGATTCACTACACAATGTGAATATTGTCTTCTAGCTAGctaattccttttttttatagTCTTTCGGTGCTTGGTGGGTAGTATAACAAATTAACTACAGTATGGAATCTTCATGCAACAAAATACTTAATGTTAAAACCTTTTTGAATATGTGTTAGAGAATATGAAAATGGAAAAATATGACATAATCAAACCTGAGATTAATTAGAAATGTCTTGTGAtgtgttctttttctttctcattttgtATTTTCAAATGGGTATCCAAAGGGCTCTTCTTAGATCATTAAATTCAacatttctgaaaaaaaaattatgagggTTGAAAAGTCTCACTAGAGTTGTGGCCAAGTAAGGCTTTGTAAAGGATAGTTGAACAATCTTAcattttttataggtaaatgatagtttttagtaatgttagtaaattagttcattctCACTATTTGAACCCTCGTCATTCATCTCACTCAATCATTATCTCCCTAATTCTAACCACTTGAACAATCCTTACATCTGAAATAGTTTTTGGAATAAAGTTAGCTAGCTAGGCGCAACAAATTCTGATATGGTATTAGAGTTTctccttaatttatttattggaCAACTAATCACAAATGAGTGAATTGTATGTCTAATTTCACAAACTTTACGAGGTGTGAGGGGTGTATCTTGAGAAGTATCTCCCAAATTTATAAGGGATCGATCGGATATGATCAAGTTAGTCTTGAAAATGACATCACATTTACAAATATTACAAATTCTTCATGAAGGAAAGTAAATTCTTCACCTCCGCCATAAAATGGTGCATGCTCGTCACTGATGTCTATCATTCTGATTAATGATCGGTGCTCTGTACTTATATGCACCGCCTCAATATGCATATTATTAGATTCCTTATTATATATACAACAATAAAttagataaaagaaaaacaaaaaaaaaaatggtagtaCATGTTCAGTCTGATCATGACTGAGCAAACTTGATTAGCAAGCATGAGATAAAGACAGATTGGAAAAATGGAGAAAGAGAACCTTAACACACACAAGGCTTCCAATGAACTCTTCTTCTAATTATGCTTTTTCTTTGGATCTGGCGTAACTAGTTGATCTGTCTTAGAAAGAGAATAAAGCTACTACCACATTATTGAAcattaaaataatgaaaaagagTGAAATAATAAAGAAGCAACAAATTTATAAGAGGGGTAGCTCAGTTGACAACGCAGACTGAGTGTGTGAGAAGAGCTTTCAGATTCAATCCTCGTACAATACACTTTAAGAGAGAGATGAAGAGACTTAACTGTAATTTAATCCCAAATTTAGACCGGTACTAGATGTTTATATCAAAAGGTTTACAACTAACTAGTGTTGATTTCTATTTAGTATTAACTTTGACAATGGAAGAGTAAAGTGGTAGATTAAGCAGGTAAAGAAAGACTAGGAATATAAATGTTGAAGCCTTGTCTGTTCTGTTGTGTTCCTCTTAAAATTAACTACCTACACCACAGTTAATGAAACAGTTACATGGGGTTCTGTGTTGTGGAGTAGTACTGCAGTCACAATCATTGTAAAACAGCTCTGCACGTGCACCATGCAACCTTCAATGAAAGTCAAAAACCAAGTACCACCAACAAACTCGAGCAATATGATCTTTTATCATTTAGTTGAGAGTTTGATTTTTGAAAGTTATATAATGATTTGTTGGAAAAAACAAACActcttaatataatttttatgagtTGAAAAAATTACTCTCATTCTTTTTCTAAAACAAATGAATTAACTAGTAAATGGCGGATGTGAGAATATCTTGAAAAAATGAATATATGTACCGTGTACTTGATgttaacaaaaataatacaAAGAGTAAAGAGttagagataaaaagaaaatagaaaaaggaaaaattatATTGTGACCAACTTGTGttttagtaaaaaataaaaataaaagtataGTAAATAGACAATTAGTAAAAGACTATATTATCCATAAGAACTAAATAATCAAATAAGACTACATTATCAAAATAATATGCAATTAATGTAAATACATTGAATTTCATCTGCATATACCAAATGGGACACGTCGTTGAATCATGGATATAATCCAAATATATATGCAATTGAACTTTTTTATTTCTACAAGAGTGGCATGTTACCATAACATGGAAAACCGAGATTAACGATTAAAATATTAGCAGGAGCATTATTCTTCAGAATAAAATCACTCCATGATATCCAATAAATTCATATATTAATTAAGGTCAATAATACAATGCACTTtataaatcaaatatttttttattgtttaacTTTTCAGAGATTACGCGCATGTTGGCTAAGTTGGTAAAAACATGTTAATCTTTTTATAAGATTACGTGTTCGATTTTCATTGCTGATTTAAGTGATTTACGGACCAATATATCCCAAAAATATGACTTAACCTGTGATAGCGATCCTAAAGTTGGACCCACCTAAATGTTGAGTTTGATTATAGTGTAAGTCTCACATTATTAATGAAGGACGAATGAGATCAAGAAAAACACTTGGATCGAGAAGTGCTATAGTATTGCTTAACATGGTGAATGGTGAAGAATTCAAGATTATACGAGATGATTAAAAGTGAAGTTTATGTGCTGCAATAATTTTTCCAATGTTTTTTCCATCTTCATAGTTTTTTTAAAGTATTCTTGTGGTCACACCATCATGTTTATTTCTTCAGCGGTATTATTTTCAAACACTAAACTTTAATtcataaaaagttaaaattaattgaaGAGACAAATTATAAAATTTGCAATGTACCTAGACAAATATACCAAAGCAGTATAAATTGGTTttgtaaagaaaaacaaaactgCTGTGGTTATGATTAGCGGTGAAAACCAAGCATATAAATAAGTAGTAAGTAGACAGAGCACGTGGAAAGATTCATTTGATGATGGGTTGGTATTTGGTAAACCCAATCCACACACACTAACAAACACAtgcaatttttatttatttatatagaaTATAGACAGAGTAGATGAGCGTATTGAAGGCTCTAAGAAGGTATCCTATGCTAATACTATAATTGTTAGCTGAGAAGAAAGATCACGAAGCAAAATGATTTTGATATATCTggctaagagagagaaaacagaAAGATATATAAGGTTAAATTGGTCTTTTAAAGTGATGGTAGTGACAAGTTCGTCTCTGAATTTATGAAATATCAATTTATAATTGTGTTAAATGTTGAACAAATCAGCTAAAATATCAATCAAATATGCTATTAAGAGAATTAGCATGACCGACATTTTATACTATGAAAAACACATGAGATATTTCTCTTTTCTATAGACGAAACTTGTCGAGTTAAACATTTTCAGAAACTAATTTAATCATTTACtaaaatatttcttaatttgcatGAATATTGCCCCATGTGCACGCGCATCTGGTATGGAGTGGATGAAAGCGAGAAGAAGAGTGATGGGATCATATATCCATCTTTTGCGTAACAAAGAGACAAAGGGATTACAGACACATGTTAGTGTCATATTACAGGGGACAATAAATGATCAATATCTTCATATATTCTGTGGTTGTGAAGATTATTGCACCACCTCAACCGTATATTTCTGATCATTCATGTACTTCAATATTGTTTGTTGGCAAAAATACAGATCCATTATTCAATCTTTATGCTGTGATTGCATACATTGTAACCTGATTATACGTACATATTCATTGGACAAACAACTTAATTACTAGTAAGTAAGTGGTTTTCAAAATATttaactaatttatttatcaaacAAATGGATTCTAATGTTTATAACTAACGATGTATTCTagtaattaagttgttttcatttcttattctaGTATATATGCCAAATTGCAATAAAGTGTACGTTCTGGTtaagaaatgaagaaattaaAGTGAAGCAAGAATCCTTCAAAACTTGGAGAGTTGGAGTTCAATagatttattttcttatagACACtacaatatattttatttttttggaataGTTGAAAAGTGTAGTCATAAACACAAAAGGTAACAATTTTACTTTTTACAATAGTTTTCAATTGTCTCATATTCTGATGTTAACTATTCTCTTTGATAATAGTTTTTCATACTCTATTGTAATATTGTGTGAAAATATAGGGGTTGTTCTTATTTTACCTGAGGGTTTTGAATTGGCCTCCCGCCGATCGTATTTCGCCCGAGATTAAAGAAAAGATGGCCAATCTATCTTTTTAAAGCTACTATTGCCTGTTTTTGCTCAAAGATGTAAATATTGTAGACTAGGGACCCAAACCGTTTAGAAGCAAGATTGTTTGTTGTTAGAGCTTGGCTTCTCTAATTTTGTGCAAAATAACAGGTATTGTAATGAAGTTCAAGGGTGGGGAGCTAGACAAGTCAAGGGTGATTCGGCTTAAGGGTCACCTAAGTAACTTTCATATGGACGTGATCAATTCTCTTGGATGTTTCAATTGGACCTTGACAAACAATCACATTGATCTAGGCTTAAGGGCGACTCTGCGAAGGGTGAAAGGCCAGAAGACTTGTGACCCCTCATTCTCCTGTGGTTTTTCTTGTACATGGGCTGGTCTCGACATTCAGGCCCAAGCCTGAAATATGTAGACTTAGGCCCATCACACTCCTTCTACAAAACACAAATTCTATTAGCCACATATGTGTCGAGAGATGATGGATTAGGGTTATGGTTAGGTTAAGGAGCTCCTATAAAAGAGAAATATTTTCTTGTAAAAGACATGTTCATTGGAATACATAAAAAGGCGCCTAGGTTTTAGAACCCTAATTCCAAATGTGTTATGACTTAGCCCCTACCACTGTTTCATGCACTAATGTCAACAAGAACCTATGTGTtaaaggagaagatgaagattttgaaaGGCAATTTGAAAATCTAGGATAAAGAAATGTAGGAGGCctacaaaaaatatataatgagTTAGCGAGGAAAATAAATGATTCAGATCTTAAAGAGAAAGTGAGTCATCTAAGTATAAAAGATGGTCAGTTGAGAAGATATATGCTTGTTGATTTCCAGAAATTAGCAATAATAAATGAATCTCTACTacacaaaaaatataaaaacaagtGGATTATGGAAGGTGATGCAAACGCAAAAAAAAACATGGAGTTGTCAACTAGAGGAGAAGGGTGAATGCAATAAGTGTCCTTTGTATTGAAGGAGAGTGGGTTGAGGATCGAAGATATGTAAAGAGAAAtgtgaagaatttttttgtagAGAGGTTCAAAGAAGGTCGTGGAAAGGAATGAGCCTTGATGGGATCCCGTTCGGAACAATTTCGCATGAGGAAACATGATACTTAAATCAAAGTTTGATATAGAGGAAATAAGGGTAAAGCGGGTCAAGTTCGATGGGAGAAACAAAAGATCGGGATTGTTCTCCCTAATTTTTCCGGAAGAAAGGAATTTCTAATTTGTCCTTATTTAGTTCTTTTTTAGGTCCTAGTTCTTTATGTGCATCCCATGCAAAAAGTTTATTTGATGATAAGTTGTGCAAATGGGCAGGTTTCAAAATAGTGCTAAATAGTCTCCtaaggttagctcaagtggtaagagttagatgAAGTAAAGGTTGGAGAAggaatgaagggtgaagggggcagggttcaaaccctgataaaaaaaaactaatttactaacattattaaTAACCAACATttactataaaaaaaacaatagtgcaaaataaaattataaaaaaaagcaGTGATGATGAGTGAGCTTCATTAACAAAACTTAacatcaaaaattaaaaaaatatataaaaatgtacATTTTCACATATTAAACTAAATTTGCTATATTTccatcgataaaaatataatgccTATTTTGTTTTGTGTACACACATATACCTAACCTTAGATTCGTCAATTGAGAATTACACAAAactagtaaaataaaaaataatcgaACCAAATTTGATTTCTACTATCCAAGAATGGTAATGAACAGCGAAAGCAATGAGTTTCTATTTTAATCAATAAGTAAGAACACGATCAATCATGTTCATATGCATATATAGCAGCCATTTGTCGACTATATAGCACTAAAGGACAAAAAAGGTTAAAGATGACATTTCAACTAATAAATTTCCGATACATCAATTCATAGGACACACACAAGGAAAAACAAGAGCATGTGAGAGAGAATTAGAGATTGTAAATTCTACCACATTTGGTTTAGGAGAAAAAATTGAGAAAGAgaaaataagaagagaaaaaaggTAAAGGAATTGAAAGGTAAattatttaagttgtttattttaatgaaaatatgatataaagaggaaaaaaatgaaatatgtactttatttttatatattgctgactaaaagatgaaaaaatattaacattttcaaaatgtgtttttttttgtcctaAAAAGACAATACGAGGACCCACACACATTAATAGGACACATGGGTATAAAGTGGAATTAACAAAATCGAAATTACTCAACTAGCCCGCATATATGAACCAATATGTTCATAGTGTCTTAAAACTAAAAGAGTAACAATATTCTAGCTACTACAATTACTATACTATGCGAAAAcacacactaattttttttatagttaaatgttaattgttaataatgttagtaaattagttttcCTCAGGATTTGAACGCCGgatccttcacccttcatctcactTAACCCTTATGTCGCTAACTCTTACCAGTTGAGCTAACATTCGGCGACAAGACACGCACTAATTGATCACACACTCTTTTATGGCGCGTGGGAACGTGTCTAAATGGCAATGACTATACTTTTTGCTTATAAATAACGTAAGATGAATGTTATGTTCCACTGATGATTGTCTGTAAAAGCAAGGGCCGTGATCCCCGTTCATAAAGCCGGTTTTATCTGCTGTGGGCGAGTCTATCGAATTTCCGGCACATAACGCGCACAAGGGCATTTAGGTAAAAATACAAGTCAATTACTTTTTACACGTGGAACAGTTCCATTTGTCGTTCATGGAATCATCAACTGTGATCAAAATGCCCCTACCTGTTGAAACTTTTCAGGGCCAGAATAAGAAGAAAAGTGTCAAGATTAAACAAGGTTAATTATTCTTATAACAACTTTCCATTACTGCTGCTATTGTTAATTAACCTCCATTAAGACAGTATCAAgagaaaaaatagtaaaatttaGGAATTCATAAGTAAAGAAATCTAAATAATTAACCCCAATATATTTTTGATTTGATAATTTATATAAGTAATTAGATCCTGTTAAGACTTTTTAATGTAATTGATGAAGAGTTTAATTGAAGTTTCCTATGGGGCTaacattattaaaaagaaatattCTGCCGTTTTTCCTATCTCCAACTTCTCATGTCTCTCTAACTCTTAGCCTTACACATGTCTGAAATTTATTTCCCTAATATAAACAATTAAATATGAGTTAGCTAAACAGTCCAAATAACAGCCAGTTAACAAAACAATTATAATCACTAATCACCAATTGAAGTCATCATGATTAAATTGTAACTGTTCAGGAGACATAGGACTAAATAATAGTttcaaattttataatttaaactGGCTTGATCTAAAATGGGGCCAATATTGTTTCTTCCATTTACAAGTACAaagtttatatattttataaagtaCATCATAGGCAAATTTTgtaattactaaaaaaattactcatttgatatatatatatatatatatatataatgtaaaaaaattaaaaattattttcaattattCTTCCAAAATTACGTCTAATTCAAGTGTGGTGAATGCAAACTGAGTGCACGATGGCATAAGAAATGCCTACAGTAATACATTGCGAAGAATGTACTATAGCAAAGCACACTTTAACGTTTGAGTTAACTTCTAAATCAGAGACGATTAAAAATCTTAGAAAGATATTTAATGATCAAAATTAGCTAGTAATGTTTACATTATTATATAATCAAACCAATAATTAATTATGGAGTGCGGCACAATGACGTGTGTTTGAGGagcttagcatgtcattcacgaATGATGACATCCGAGTTGATAGTCACGTTCAAACATCTTTGGTGTTACTGTTTTTGCCGACTCCATTTAATTTACCTGGCTGACTATTAGACGAGACAATTAAACTTTTAATCGTCCTAATCAACCAATAAGGTGTTCACTTGGTCATGGGTACTttccaaacccaaaaaaaatacTCTTCAAGTAAAATGACAAATAATTCTTAGATGTAATGAAGTGAATTGTATGAAAAGTGAAACTAAACTTAGTTTtattagagcaactccaacgggAGTTGCTTAACCCGGTTGCTTAAATTAAGGAACGTTCCTTATTTTTCTGGTCCATTGGAGCTTGCTGAGGTGGCGTTGCTTATAGCTCAAagctaagcaacgttgcttatttaagcaacgttCCTTAGCTTGCTGCAGGtattaaaaaattgttttttctctttccaTTCAGCAACATAAAATCGTTAAAAGGGGAGGGAAGAACCGATCAATGGATAAGCAGAAGCAACAAACAGAGATAAAATACACAGACCAATGAACAAGCAGAGATCCAACAATACAAAGCAACCCAGAAAAGAGATTTAAATTTCAGAAATTTCAACAACAATCCAAAATTTCGAGAGAGTGGGTGGAGACAGCGGTTGTGAGGCTTGAGAGGGTTTCAGAGAGGCGGAGGCTTCGAGAGAGTGGGTGGAGACGGCGGTTGTGGTCTGAGACGGCGGTTTGAGAGGGTTGAGAGGTCTGAGACGGCGGTTTGAGAGGCTtcgagagagtgagagagagaaagagggttTCAGAGAAAGAGGGTTTGAGAGGGTGGAGTGGAGGATTCGAGAGAGTTTGAGACGGTTGAGTGTGTGATGAAGCTTCGAGAATGAGTGTGTGAATGAGCATTTGACACGGTTTAAAACTCTGTCATTTTGGGTGAGTGTGTGAATGAACTTTTTTAGTGAATGTGTTAATGGACTTTGGCCCAAATTAAGAAAAAGAGAATCAGATAAATTGAAtattgtacccaaaaaaaagataagttgaaatatatagttttttttttaaaatcaaattgaaatatatagttagtttgttattttgtttttaaaaccgttgttatatttgaaaaaagaaattgaatttGTTATGCTGTAAAATTTGAGCATAGTTTAGAAATATGTTAATTCAAAAATTagataatataatttaaatacaatattgttataaatgtttaaatttaaatcatgcTTGGTGgaactaaaaaatataaatatatgaggtatagtaggacccaactaaaagtaaaataagtaaCCTTGCATTGGAGCAAAATTTACATGGATTACTTATGAGTTACTTAAATCTTATGTGGCAGTTGAACCCCACCAGAATGGAGTTTAAGCAACCCAAGTAgcaaccttgcattggagatgctcttagtgaTAGTGATACCCCCAATTACCCCACCTTCAACTAAAACAGACCTCcatcacactctctctctctcatcctCCTACCATTCTTTCTATCTTTCTCACTCTAATCCtaccattctctctctctcactcatcTCTTACCTTCTAAAGCACGCTTTCAAAGCATTCCGTAAAGTTTTTTCCACACCTCAACCATCTATATATATACCCAACTAAACGCAGTTTCTCACACCTCACGTtgtgtaattttattttctctctcaaactTTCTCACCTTCTAAACACTACCCTCCATTttaccaccgccaccgccaacCATGGCCACCGACCTCCACCTCCAACACGAGCTCCCCAAGCTCCGAATCTCAGCCACCGTCGACGACAACGACACCATCTCCTCCTCCGATTCCTCATCGCCATCCACCCCTATCGCCGCCACAGCAAGCGTCCCGGACAGCGAAATTGACGACGATGCCGCCGTCGGTGGCACCATCCAAGGCGCAGAACAGAGCTACCGGACGCCGACGTCGAAGGAGAGCAAGATTCCGGCGATCCTGAATTGCCCGCCGGCGCCGAAGAAGCCGAAGACGTTTGTCTCCTGTAAGAGGAAGCTCAATGATGCTTTCCAATTCTTCGAGGTGAAGAATAAAGAAGACATGGATGCGTTCTTCAGATCCACTTTTCCAAAGAGAACCTGCCCCTGTACATGAAAACAAGAaaattttcttcatcatcaatctatcaatcatcatcatcatccttaaTTTCCACGAACACCACCGTACTTTCTCGGGCCCTGTGAAACCAAACAACAACGTAAATTAcacaatttttgttttttgttttttgtttttttgttttttttaatttcaatttcactTGCTTGATCATCAAttcctttcttcttttcttttttggtttaTGTTATATGtgattattatatatatatatatatttcacttTGTATAAGATGTGAAATATTGGATCCGAATCTCAATTATATTAATCGAATCAACATACCGTTGAATTGAGCTGAATTAATTGTCTCCAATTCCTGCATTTTCATTCCTTCTCAATTATGTAAGATGCGATGAATTTCCAGAATTTTTATGTTTCTTGTTTTGTCTGTTGGTTTATTAACATGATTGATGATCAGATATTATATGGGTATGATTGAATTGTTGAATTAATGgaaaatgatgatgaggatgtTCTGGAAATTGGAAGACGATAAAGGGTAGCTAGATAAGGTTGGTGGGTTGAGTTGAGTTACGTAATGAAATTAAACACTGTTATTATTTTAGTAAAGAATATTAATATTAACGCATGGAGTTATGTGAAATttggttaatttaatttacttgAGTGAATTGTTGAATATTGTATTGTTATGGTAATGCTAGCTTGACGTCATTGgaattgagagagagagagatggttGATGTGTCATTGTGGTTTGACAAATATTCATGGATCGGGTTGTGTGAGGTTGAGTATTTTCACACGGCTTTGGGATTGATGAAAGGATCAATTCTGTATCGTTATCGATTCATGTaccatcaaaataaaaatagtaaCATTATATTCacacatttttacttttattacatttattttttttctatttttttatatttatacgAATTTTTATTGTGGAATTGATGGAATAAATTATACGATGGGGATGGATGAGATAAAGTGGTGAGACATGAATGAATGTACCCGGTGATT is a window of Lotus japonicus ecotype B-129 chromosome 5, LjGifu_v1.2 DNA encoding:
- the LOC130720741 gene encoding cyclin-dependent protein kinase inhibitor SMR3-like, whose protein sequence is MATDLHLQHELPKLRISATVDDNDTISSSDSSSPSTPIAATASVPDSEIDDDAAVGGTIQGAEQSYRTPTSKESKIPAILNCPPAPKKPKTFVSCKRKLNDAFQFFEVKNKEDMDAFFRSTFPKRTCPCT